CACAAGTAAATTTGTCCATGGAACAGATTTGAACTGTCAAAGAAGCCTCTGGTATAAGGGGTGGATCATTTGAAGCTACCATAAGGATGGCTAGGTTTGGCAGAAGAGGAACCATCCCTATGTTGGTCTAGGAAAATCTCCAAGCTTACTGTGTGGTATATTGCTCAAGCCTCACTATGGAACTGCTTCAGCCAAATCTTATCAGGCCGTTTTTCCTATTATGTAAGGAAATTTGAGTCATTTAGAGATGAAAACCAAAGTCATAGTTTGTTTATTTTGTTACATTATCTGTGGAAGAAGCCTCTTGAAGAATGGTATGAGGGTGTGCTCCATAACTCTCGAGTTGAAAAGAGTATTTTACAAGAGACTCGTGCATTAGTTGGTTCAAGTTATCAATTTATGGTTCCAAATCCATTGGTAAAGATTTGTGGAAGCTGTGGAGGTCTGATTTATCATTTCAGAGAATGAGCCTATTGCAGTTTGATTTCTTGGATCATCAATGTGGCTGATTGAACCACAATGGCTGACTGGGTAAAGCCCAGCAAAATCAATTATTTCTAAAACGTACCAGCGTGTGGCAAACTACAGGATGCCCCTTTAATAAGCGATGCTTGGCATGGAACTCCTTTTGCTAAGTAGTGCCTCAAGGCTGTTTGGATATCTACTGCATACTGGTATTGCAATTTGCCCTAAGATTTCATACAAGGTGCAACAAACATCAGTCCTATAATTGGAAACAAACAGCTCAACAAGTTTCCTGTCACCATGAACATCTTTTCGACATTGTGATACTCTTGTTTTGCTTCGTCACTAGCTCATAAGGAAAGAGCTTTGATCTGCCTTTTCTTCATAGAAGTGTGGTTCTGTTGGAGTTGATTGTGGACTTCCATGGGACAGAATGCTTGGACTGTATTCTATCGTCTTTGGACTGCACTTCATCGTATCATTTTTTACAGATAAAGAAATACTTGATCATCCGAATCTCCAAGCATCTTGTTCCCAGACTTGAGCCTTGATCCCACGCTGTGATTTCTATAGAGGAAGAACTTTGGATTCCTCTGTTGCCTTTGCCTCCACatccacttttttttattcccaTTGTTGACTAACGGATGCATACCCGGtcataaattaatttgaagagaaaaaaGGTTTTACTTACATGGTTAGTCGTTAACTGCCTTTTCACTCGAGTGATATCTTTTACGGACTTAGAGCAACCTGCTGCAGCTTAAAGCAATGTGGTTTTTTGGAATTTACCAATTGGAATGGTATTAGTTTGGTTGTGGAGGTCACCAAAAGTCTTAAGATGACTCGATTTTCTTCGGAGACGTATCTTACCTGATTGTGTAAAGTTGTATGCACTCTGAATTCTTTCTGATGCGATTGCATACCCTTTCAAGGCTTTTACATGAATAGGCTAGGGAGCTGCCCTTAGAAGTTACCCTTGGCTAACTCGAGATGTTTCTGAGGCCACCACCAACCAGCGAGACAATGTCTTGCTGCCTCTTTATCAACAGGAAAGTGCATCTCGTGAAATTTACAGCCCTATTGATGGGCACTGAGAAATTTGATGGTTGTAGGTTTAGAGCTTGCTTGATATTATTCCTCTCAGCAAGGTTAGTGCCATAGCAAAGCACAATGACTGGGACAGCCGAGGCTTCATCTAAATTCATTCCCTCTTGTGAATATTGAACTTGAAGTCAGTTGTACTCTAGGTTCCAAGATTGTATCTGTGCCTCTCGAAGTAAAAAGTGCAAGGGGTAGTTGGGCCAAAAAGCCGAATCAAACTTAAAGTGAGTGGATAGGATTCAGCAAGTCAGTTATTGAGAGAAGAAACAGAAGATGTGAAAGTTGCTTTTGTAACAGACAGTGGTTGTggaaataataatgaattttgGACTCGCCTTTTCATAAACTTCGGTTTGTATTTACCGGATGAACTGCTACAACCTTCACATTCTTCTGCATCTTACTGAGAGCCTTTTCTGTCTTTAGCTTGAAAAGTTAATACCTCATATTAGATTTTTCAGCCTCCAGGGAAAATGAGATGAAAGTGTATCCCACCTATGGTGTCAATCATGCCCGGCCTAGCAGCCTGTTTGGTTTCGATATAATATAAACTGTTGCATCTAGATCTTTGTCTTGCATGTCGTAGTTTTATTTTAGTTATCCTTATAATCGGTTTTCTGTctatccttcttttttttttttttgcccttcaTTGGTATgccgacaatcttgcattgcTAGTGATCCAATGTGGTTGGCAACTTCATATTGCATTTTCACATTCATGCCCTCTAACCTGTCTTTCGTGCAAGTGAGACATGATAACCTGCAGGTGCTTGACACTAGTGCGCTTCGGTTTGTCTCTATTCCATAATTGGGCCAAAGTGTGTTGTACACTGTATCTTAATAGCAAGGGTTGTACATTCGTAATGCATTGATTTACATGTACTCAGTGAATAAAGTCGCATATCAACCAGTTTGTATCTATGTGTGCCCTGCATCGATTTACCTGTGATCGGATACTAGGTCCGCCATTCTGAATAAAGTTGCATTTCCAACCAGTTTGTATGTATATGCACCCTATAGTTATTTCAAGTTTGTTATCAACTTATGTTCATGTGGCGCCTATTGAATCCTGAAGGTTCTGATTCTGATATCACGTGAAAACTGCCAGTCGCTTGATAGAAAGCTCGGAATGTTCTCACTCGAGCATATAAATATAGCACGTATGGATGAGAgccaataaaaagaaaactctTTTGAAAGACTTGCGAACGATCATATCAGAGAGTAACATGATAATgtaaaaaaaggaatttttgCAGGGATGACAGTAGAGGCGCTGCTCGGCGGTTGATCGGTGTGCATGGATTACTCGAGGATCCTTCAAAGGATTCTGcaaattctaaattttcttGGTCGGCCTTTAGATTTCGGTGGATGGAGCACAACCTTGATTGCAGTATCGAAGACAGCCTTCACATTCTGTGAAATGCAGAGAGATGATGCTGAATAAAATTGAAGGGGAAGGGGTAAAGATTTACTAATGAAAAAGTTCACTCACGAAGCCTATGAGGTACCGATAAAGCATCACGCGGCATTCTGAAGATATAACGTGTCCAACTCAAAATCTAAAGACCCATATCGATTGAACATGTAAGAAAGGTCATTGTTCGATAGGGGTAGGACGGATGAATAACGAAAATGATACCTGCTGTGTCTTCGAGCTGCATTCCACGTATGCCAATGCACCTATTTGCTTCTTTAGCTCCTCGCCCTGCAAATGAAACAAGAGAAGTGAACCGGGAAAATCTTCAACAATATTCATTTAAATGAGAGTGCATTTGGAGGGAATCGTAAAGCCCTCTACTTCTTTCGTGTGATCTGTTTAGCTCAGTATGCTTCCCCGAGTACCTAATCATCCAGCCGAGTTGGTTTCGACCGTTATGAGGCGATTCGGTTATCCAGAGAAGTGTTTGAACTGTACCTGCTCCGGTGAAATAGTGCTTGCACCCGGATAACTCAAGCGGAACTCTTTGTCCTCCCTGAGATCTGCATGTAAAATTGAAATCTGAATTGAAATTTGGTCTTGCTATGtagagatatttgaaattttttttaaaaaaggagaTAAGGTACACGTcggaagaaaaagatttaacaAAGCATGGCTGTTGCCTGAGGTCTAACCTAGGACCAGTCACAAAAATGGAGAAAAGTcgtaaaatcaaaatctagaaAAATATGGATGTAAAAAtcgaatttaaattaattgctTGTCATTAGAATTAGATTTGAATAGGACATTATGCGATTAAAAATAACGATGAGAGAAATTAACAAAATCCCGAGGTAGCAAAAAGAATTTGTCACGATTTTCATTGGCTTAGGGATAAATTGTACAAGTAAGAAATAATACTTgtcaaaaacaaaagaaaaaagaaaagtgattAAATATATACGTAACTAAAAAAGAAGTTAcagaaattgttttttttttttttgccacagagttgaaaatattattttcagtaaatcattttgataaaaaaaagtagagattttatttttcttttttggttgtttttttgtcttttcagTTGCAAGGTTAACTGACTGGCTTAACAAAAATTACgagattgaaaaataaatgaatagtgaaagttttataaattaatattgaaTTAAGATCTGACAAACTAGACAGTGAACTGCGTAGTAACATTCCAATTATTCAAACCTTTTGGAAACgtgagaagaaagaaaaatgcccACAAATGGTGATCATTGACACTGTGGAGAAATAAGAATGTTGCATTGCTGGCAAGAGGAGAGAATGGCATATAATCACCTAATTTTGTTCCCACTAGTATAATGGGGACTGAGGGGGCATAATGTCTGAGCTCTGGGACCCACTTCGCACAGACAaaaacaaatcaattaaactgcataaaataaatatattaatagaataaacgaaaataataataataataataatataaaaataaagatgcTGACTTTTCTGGAGATGTTTTCGAAACTCGGCCTACTGATGAGGGAGAAGGCGAGTATGAAAACATCGGCGCCTCTGTAACTCAGAGGCCTGAGCCGGTTGTAGTCCTCTTGACCTGTGGAAATGTTACCCACAGTAAGATTTggttaagaaattttttttttttttaccatttcGGAACTTCGAAGATTAACTATAAAGTAGATCGGAGGTGAACGATGGGGGCCGAACGTGCGAGTTTGGTCCCCACTCGTGAGAGGTATCTTCGAGGGCTTCTTCCGGAAttatagggtaaattacaagcCAGAGTCAATAGGCACAATAATAAACTAGTATTAGGGAGCAAATTGATATCAAAAAGTTGAAATGATAGGGCATAATTGCATGTCACATGCAAAAAGATTATCATATAaccaccttttctttttccttccaaaAGAATTCGTTGGCACAGCATTCAAACtacttttatttgaaaacttGTACGATTAATTCATAGAAGCCAGCTTTGCTAATTTTTGCCCCCTAATTGCTTACTCCGTTTATAAAGGGCCTTCAATGGCGAAACTCCTTTGTTgtgtttttaaattataatcaaGGTCCAAGAGTTTAGAAAATAAAGGAATACGAGAAGTTTCATAGAAATCTCTttctcatttcaaaatttctttatgATACGGTTGGCAATACGTAATCtctaataaatgaataatcaTCTTTGGCTTGCGTCTAGCTTAAGGGAAAGAGAAGGAAACGGAAGTGAATCGAGGAATTTACATTGAGATTTCCAAACAAATACCCCTATTTCTCTTCCTCAACCTAAACGtcaataaatgaaatatatatatatttttctgagAATCAAAACAATCGTATGGACATGCCCAAAATATTGTTGAGTCTTGAAGGACTAATttatgaaaagaaattattgagaaaattaaaatagactcagagagggagagagagagagagagagagaagagagaaccGGCAGTATCCCATAGGCCCAAGTTCACAGTCTGACCATCAACCATCACATTGGCACTGAAGTTGTCAAAAACAGTTGGAACATAATCCTGCCCATCAACCAACATGAAACGACGCGTGCGACACCATGTTAATTTGTAAGAATCTCGATCCAATTAGGTACGGTTCTAGAATGGCGATCGGAACAGTAACGTTATATATCTTTAGAGCAAGGCCTGAGGGAAGAAGGGTCAAACCGAAAGCAAATGATTAGACTTTACAGTGGGGAAGGTGTTGCTGGTGTAGGAAATAAGTAGGCAGGTTTTCCCAACAGCTCCATCTCCAACTGTCACACACTTGATGAACTTCGTAGCCGATGCCAAGGCTGCCGCCATCGACACTGCTGCTGTGGCTGCTTTACTTGCATTAGCTCCTCCTCCGCTGCTCATTTTAACAACCAAAACAAGACACTAGGAAAGAATACTCAatgctcctctctctctctctctctgtatatatatatatatatatatatatatatttgtttcaaGGTGAGTTTCTTTTCAACTGAATTGGTCTTTGCTGAATTTAAACCGAGACTGCCATGGAAGACTGAAGAAAGCTAAAGAAGCTTTGATTTAAGTTGGCAAGGAGGCAAAAAGTTTTGGATTTTGGAAAGAAGGAAGGAAAAGGGATCACCCATCAGCAGGAAAATTATAGTCATCATTTCGCATCACTTTATTTTTGAATAGTGGTGGAaaaagcaaaaacaaaaaattaaagtaataaTAGAGAATGTGAGAGTAAGGTGGTGTGGTGCGGTGCAGATACATCCTCAGTTGAAATCAAAAGGTTTGGATCAATTCTCTTCAATTGGATTTCTCATGTTCCTTTATTTAACTTTCTCTATTTATTTACTTGGCCCATATATTTCCctcaatataattaaaaaaaataaaaaaaacacgaATTTTAAAGTGAGGGTATTCCAttttaattactaaaaaaagaagttaaatTGGTCCCATTTTACATGCACACAGCGTGTAAGGTATTTTTCATACGCGCACAGAGGGAGGGTATTGTTTCGTGAATATGTTATTATGTTTAATAAAActgaaagaatatatatataactcatAAACTGAaagaatatacatatataactcATAGCACTTGCTGCAATGACAGGGTGCTTCTTCCTTTACTTGAGGATCCTCCACTTTTTCTATCAATACTTTGAGGGTCTGCGGTTGAATCTTTGTGtcctttctcttcttttttcgtCTTCGTTTTTcctcctttctctcttttatcttttcttattttcttttttaattctcctttcttcttttatttttgttccATGTAAATCCTCTAAAATAACTTTAAGAAGATCATGTTAAATATATTTTGCAATAAGTTagtattatatttattttatagaaaaacttttaattttttcaagcTCATAAGAGCTGATTAATTTTCATAAGGCAATCTTTTTCGTCATTTCTTAATTCATGttaccttttttattttattattgtgatatctacaaaatattattttaaatatttgttCCAATTGCAAAATCTTTTACAGTAAAACAAAAGCCGTTTACAAACATAGGGATGTGCCATGTAGTTCAGAGGAAGCCTTTTGTTGCTCGTATGACCACGAACAAAAATGTGACAAGTAAGGCAATATTGTGATTCATGAGTTCAAATTTTTTCCAAGGGAAATGAGTAATGTTGTGATATAAAGTATGGTTGCTCTAATGCGTAGGCTCAATGAAGGCAGCGTATTCGCACTCCAAATCCAACTTGCGAGTGGGACGATTATGGGAAGGATTTCATCCTTCGTAAGTTAGGTTTGTATTAGTACTTTCTATTATAGGAGTATTGGTAATGTTCATTAGTTGAAATGATTGCTCTACAAAATCGTACAGTAGAGTAAAAGGCTATTGCATTTTCATAAAGAGATGGTCGAAATGATTTCAAAATCGTCGCTGATCATGCCGGTTAGCAGTTAATTCAGTTGTAAAGCATAACACGTGCTCAAAGAAAAGACCTTTTAGATTTGaaggagggggggggggggggggggaatctTACTCATGTCGGAGGTATACGATTAACTTATTATGgattttccttaaaagaaaTGTTAATTCAAGCATCAGTTCGTCTAGCTAAcaagaaatacaaaaaagagaaaaaaaaatgtcattgAATATcattccaaaaaataaattctaccataagataaataaaaaattgcatATTATTAAATACTAGAGACATTTACATTACTTGCAAAATAATGTATGGAAATCAATGTTTAACTATGAATTTAAGTAGTGCGCAGGTATGTAAAGAATTATAGGGTTTACATTGCCTTAAAAGGAACAACTAGTGCAAAACCAAGCATCAGAAATGGCGAACCAAAGTGTCAGGGAAACAacaattttgttattttagtACTCCATCTTTCCCTTGGACGGTGGCTGGCGTAAGGACCCCAGAAACTGGTGCTGGCCTTGCTCCAGAGCCCGGGCTATCCCTTTGGTCCTACCCGAAGCAGCCCCTGGGGGAACATGACTGATGGTATGGGTTGGTGGTTATCAAGCCACGCTATTAGGTCCACATGAAGTTGAGCACCACATGATCTGACGCGGGCATCTCCTTTCAAGTCCAATATTGTCCCACAATGTACATTTCTGAGTTCCTGTCTCTCGCAATGGAGCTGACTGCATGTGATTCCAATTCCAAGAATGTATTCACAACAATACATTCTATTTCGCTGAACCGTTTGAACTGATCAAGCAAGATGTTGGACCAGTCTCAGTTGAGCACTACAGAGGGAACGACCTTTTGCCAGAACAAGGTTGACATAGCTGGGGACAGCTAATTCGACTACCGAGTCTTTTTAACTTAGTAACGTCTCGGCCTTGCTCATCACGGAGGGTCTGGAGGTGAAGCAGCAGACCCAGTGCAGCAACACTCGATCCTTCATCCTTTCTAGTGATGAGTTTAGCAAGCTGCACAACAGGGACAAGTTGGCCTATACCTGGCGAAGGGATGAAAATGATCTCTCCCCTCTCCATCCTTCACAAGCTGTAGTGAAGATTGTCTttctgaaaaatgaaaaatggagAAGAATAGTCTAATACGTCTGAAGATCAAGTTTACATCTCTAGAGAAGGGAAGGCaacgagaagaagaagatgatgaagacAAACCATCATGAAAACGATAGAGATCACTGCATGAAATTCTTAGAACTTGCCATCCATCCAAAAGTAAAGTTGACATGGGAAGTTAATGGAAGAATAGTGAGAAATGACCATAAAAGCTTCCCCAAAGCAGTTAGATGTATCAAAGTTAATGCAAATAAACATAAATCGCCACTAAACACAACTTTAGAAAATTTACCATAGTAGTCAAATTTTGCGATTTCAGGACAATCATATCATAAGTCCTTCCATAATCCAAAAATTTCATTTCTACTGCTAATGGGTGCCAGGCCATGTTGTATAATCAAGAACATTAGATATGTGCAATTACAAAAATGAGGAATCTACAAGAAAAGGCCATCAGCACAATGACAAAATGAGGAATCTACAAGAAAACGCCATCAGCAATGTGAAAGAACAAGTCTCTGTACATATAAGGGAGAGAGAGCTTGTTCCGCCTAAGCAAAAGCAGTCTTGGTCTATAGAACTATTCATTTCAATGCAATCCCCTTCCGACCACGAGATTTACCCTTCTGTACATCTTCTGATGTCCCAATGCCGCTCTTTACTGTCTCTACCTCACTATCACTTCCCTCATCAAAAGGGTCTGTCTTTTCCGTGGAttcctcatcttcttctaGTGATTTCCCACCATTACCACCTGCCTTGACAAGTTGCTCCCGGAGCTCCCTTAGTTTCCCTTTCTTCGAATTTAAGACACTAAGGAACTACATCCAAGAACAAGCCCAAAGTCAATTTTGTGACTGAGATGTAATTCTAAAGGTTACCTATTATATTCACGTGCAATTCATCAAGTGCTCCAATCATGTGCCAGCAAAAAGTTAAGACGGTCTTCGTCATGTGCCATAAGTTCAGTCGTGGATTATCAGTGAATTATATAACATAACCATAACCAGATTGGAGAAGAAAAACCCAATCAATTTGATTTGGCTCGGTTAACCCAACAAACAGAATTTTCAAGCCTTCCTCTCATcttagtttctttttctttcttccttttttcctttctcctcAAGGAAGAGACTATATAATCAATCCATCATGTAGAAAACATGAGTTATAGCCATAAGCTAAACGTAATTCTTTAGACATTTTCTCTTGATCAAGTTGCAGAATTATGAAACTAATTGTCCTTTCACATTTAACTAACTTTCAGGCTGAATAATTACATAGTTATTAGAGTGAAAAACTGCAACAAGCACATAGTTTTAATAGTAAAAGATAAACATTACTCATGAGGCTCTAATTTATCTTTAAGAGTGCATAATTATCAGAAGCTATATTCATCAGAAGAACAAAAAGCACCTTTGCTTGGATATATTACTTATTCCCACGGtaaaagaggaaagaagaaaacacCTTTGCATAGATTGCAGACTCAAATTCTGTCTTCTCATTGCTGAAACTTTCACTCTGTGCCAGGCATTTCTCAGTTTCCACTTTTAACCTCTCAAACGATTTAGTTTTTCTGACAACTTCTTCCTGTTAATAGATAACAATCAAATAAGAACTCAAGAGTTTCATTGTAGAGTGAACCAGTTAAGGTAATCAAtagttttactttttagtCATTTTATCTTTGATCCCAGTGAGTCAAATGATACTTCAAACCAGAGGAGATAGTTTAGGTATACACTAACGACTTATTTCTTCTCCAAGCAGCCATATAAGAGATTATACTAATAATGTTTAACCAATTATAATCTTAGGAGGCTTACACTGAGCCTTATGTTTGCATCCATAAGAAAGTTCAAGATTCCTGAATTGGTCTGTTTAGGATTGGGTGAAGGTTGGCATTTCCATCGCCATTCCAGCTTTGTCCCTTCCTTCTCGAAGGTCCATGACAACTGTGAAACTC
The sequence above is drawn from the Punica granatum isolate Tunisia-2019 chromosome 5, ASM765513v2, whole genome shotgun sequence genome and encodes:
- the LOC116206607 gene encoding DNA repair protein XRCC4-like, producing MESPRHSCLKLELPNPTELDEIELIFIKATWYDTHFDLSITNGLDSWVCKVSEEDVRERAAQWDQPVAEYIELAERYLGFQQPGSVYKFTDAGNGQRRLSWTFEKEGTKLEWRWKCQPSPNPKQTNSGILNFLMDANIRLSEEVVRKTKSFERLKVETEKCLAQSESFSNEKTEFESAIYAKFLSVLNSKKGKLRELREQLVKAGGNGGKSLEEDEESTEKTDPFDEGSDSEVETVKSGIGTSEDVQKGKSRGRKGIALK
- the LOC116207021 gene encoding rac-like GTP-binding protein RAC2, coding for MSSGGGANASKAATAAVSMAAALASATKFIKCVTVGDGAVGKTCLLISYTSNTFPTDYVPTVFDNFSANVMVDGQTVNLGLWDTAGQEDYNRLRPLSYRGADVFILAFSLISRPSFENISRKWVPELRHYAPSVPIILVGTKLDLREDKEFRLSYPGASTISPEQGEELKKQIGALAYVECSSKTQQNVKAVFDTAIKVVLHPPKSKGRPRKFRICRIL